In one Chryseobacterium camelliae genomic region, the following are encoded:
- the meaB gene encoding methylmalonyl Co-A mutase-associated GTPase MeaB translates to MKFSTEELFDGIRSGNKRLIAKAITLVESKKSEHRVQAEELLKKIMPFTGNSIRVGVTGVPGAGKSTFIENFGRLAIANGKKVAVLAIDPSSAINKGSILGDKTRMEELAKEENAFIRPSPSSGFLGGVANTTFETMMICEAAGYDYILIETVGVGQSEVLVADITDVFLFLKIIGGGDELQGIKRGIMEMVDVIFINKVDADNLQKAKNTKLELKRALDFIPPKEKNWKIPVLLGSALHNEGLDEIFEKIDAFINLKKKNNRFEEVRIQQAEKRFEYWVQEYILAMMKRDDSVEEAYTEHKKNASAMVSNPSTEAKLFVEKFLRESRSDI, encoded by the coding sequence ATGAAATTTTCTACAGAAGAGCTTTTTGACGGAATACGATCAGGAAATAAACGCCTGATTGCAAAGGCTATTACATTGGTTGAAAGTAAGAAATCTGAACATAGGGTACAGGCGGAAGAATTATTGAAAAAAATAATGCCATTTACAGGAAACTCAATCAGAGTGGGAGTCACTGGAGTTCCGGGTGCAGGAAAGTCGACTTTTATAGAGAATTTCGGAAGGCTGGCTATTGCTAACGGTAAAAAAGTGGCTGTTCTGGCTATTGATCCGAGTTCGGCAATTAATAAAGGAAGTATTCTAGGAGACAAAACCAGAATGGAAGAGCTGGCAAAAGAAGAAAATGCTTTCATTCGTCCTTCTCCGAGTTCCGGGTTTTTGGGAGGTGTTGCCAATACAACTTTTGAAACGATGATGATCTGCGAGGCGGCGGGTTACGATTATATTTTAATTGAAACTGTAGGTGTCGGACAGTCTGAAGTATTGGTCGCAGATATTACCGATGTTTTTTTATTTTTAAAAATAATAGGGGGTGGAGATGAGCTTCAGGGCATCAAGCGCGGAATCATGGAAATGGTTGATGTGATCTTTATTAATAAAGTAGATGCGGATAATCTTCAGAAAGCCAAGAATACCAAATTAGAATTAAAAAGAGCATTGGATTTCATCCCTCCGAAAGAAAAAAACTGGAAGATTCCGGTTCTTTTGGGGTCGGCTTTACATAATGAAGGTTTAGATGAAATTTTTGAAAAAATTGATGCGTTTATAAACCTGAAAAAGAAAAACAACAGATTTGAAGAAGTAAGAATTCAGCAGGCTGAAAAACGTTTTGAATACTGGGTTCAGGAATATATTCTGGCAATGATGAAGAGAGATGATTCTGTGGAAGAAGCATATACAGAGCATAAAAAAAATGCTTCAGCAATGGTTTCAAATCCAAGTACCGAAGCAAAATTATTTGTCGAAAAGTTTTTACGGGAATCTAGATCCGATATTTGA
- a CDS encoding c-type cytochrome produces the protein MKNIIAVASFTAILLVSCTSKAPVATAAPAASTSTPEQIAQGKTIFENSCGRCHKLPDPASHNSVQWVGIMNSMAPKAKLTDDQHQWVYDYIVSVKK, from the coding sequence ATGAAAAACATCATCGCTGTAGCTTCATTTACAGCTATATTATTGGTTTCCTGCACATCAAAAGCACCCGTTGCTACCGCAGCTCCGGCAGCCTCTACATCTACACCGGAACAAATTGCTCAGGGGAAAACAATTTTTGAAAACTCTTGCGGAAGATGCCACAAGTTACCAGATCCGGCGTCACACAACTCTGTACAATGGGTAGGAATTATGAATTCGATGGCACCAAAAGCGAAGCTTACAGATGATCAGCATCAGTGGGTTTATGATTACATCGTATCTGTGAAGAAATAG
- a CDS encoding cytochrome C: MKKLILGMILASATIVISCGPKSVAITGPKYTSSEQLAQGKTIFENSCNRCHKLPDPTKHDDQGWIKTLSRMAPKAKLSDDQHQMVYDYLISANKK; encoded by the coding sequence ATGAAAAAACTAATTTTGGGTATGATCCTGGCTTCTGCAACGATAGTGATATCGTGCGGACCAAAAAGTGTAGCCATAACCGGCCCGAAATACACTTCATCTGAACAATTGGCTCAGGGAAAAACCATTTTCGAAAACTCGTGCAACAGGTGCCACAAATTACCTGATCCGACAAAACACGACGATCAAGGATGGATAAAAACCTTAAGCAGAATGGCTCCAAAAGCTAAGTTGAGTGATGATCAGCACCAAATGGTTTATGATTATCTAATATCTGCAAATAAAAAATAG
- a CDS encoding enolase C-terminal domain-like protein: MELRFELKQLYLKETFSIAYGNYDKRDTLLIELSHQHCKGYGECVAIDYYQINLQGFVLKLKEVQAQIEAQKIIHPQDFFKFLLNLNLHPFLLSALDCAYWDLFGKLENKSFIELNNLPSENLVESSITISVGDIYHQIKKIENSSWNKFKVKCKGLNKSNVEKLLQLNQNIALDSNASFTGEDCIWLQENPDVKKFSYLEQPRSVGNYNILKKESFANWMADEDCQNIDALEELLPYYKSINIKVMKCGGLTPALEMIKKAKEFNYKIMIGCMTESTVGISAGCVLTGLVDYVDLDGANLIANDYASGSFVENGKIILSQQPGLGIELK; encoded by the coding sequence ATGGAATTAAGGTTTGAACTAAAACAACTTTATCTAAAAGAAACATTCTCCATTGCTTACGGGAATTATGACAAGAGAGATACATTACTGATAGAATTATCTCATCAGCATTGTAAAGGTTATGGAGAATGTGTGGCGATTGATTATTATCAAATCAATCTTCAGGGTTTTGTTTTAAAGTTAAAAGAAGTTCAAGCCCAGATTGAGGCTCAGAAAATCATTCATCCACAAGATTTTTTTAAATTTTTATTGAATTTAAATCTGCATCCTTTCTTACTTTCTGCATTGGATTGCGCGTATTGGGATCTTTTTGGAAAGCTGGAAAACAAAAGTTTCATAGAATTAAATAACCTTCCGTCAGAAAACCTAGTAGAAAGCTCTATCACTATTTCTGTTGGAGATATCTATCATCAAATTAAAAAAATAGAGAACAGCAGTTGGAATAAATTCAAAGTGAAATGTAAAGGACTGAACAAAAGCAATGTTGAAAAACTTTTACAACTCAATCAAAATATCGCTTTAGATTCTAATGCAAGCTTTACCGGTGAAGACTGCATCTGGCTGCAGGAAAATCCTGATGTTAAAAAGTTTTCTTATTTGGAACAACCAAGATCGGTTGGGAATTACAATATTTTAAAAAAAGAAAGTTTTGCGAATTGGATGGCAGATGAAGATTGTCAGAACATCGATGCTCTTGAAGAGCTGCTTCCTTACTACAAAAGCATTAATATCAAAGTAATGAAATGTGGCGGGCTGACTCCGGCTTTGGAAATGATAAAAAAAGCAAAGGAGTTCAATTACAAAATTATGATAGGTTGCATGACAGAATCTACAGTAGGAATTTCTGCGGGATGTGTCTTAACGGGATTGGTAGATTATGTTGATCTGGACGGAGCAAATCTTATTGCTAATGATTATGCAAGCGGAAGCTTTGTTGAAAACGGTAAAATAATCTTATCCCAACAACCGGGACTTGGAATAGAATTAAAATAA